The Paenibacillus beijingensis nucleotide sequence CACGGAATTCCAAACGCTTTCAACGATTGGCGCCGCATGATAAGCGATTTGCCACTCGATTTAATTGTCGTCGCCTCGTCGCCGGACTTTCACATGGAGATGACGATATTCGCCCTTGAGGCGGGCTGCCATGTCGTTTGCGAGAAGCCTCCCGCGCTGAATGCCGCCGAAGTTCGGGCGATGAAGGAAATTGCCAAGCGGCACAATCGCAAGGTCTTTATGAACTTCGAATGGCGGTATTTGCCCCAGCGGCAAGCAATAAAACGAATACTGGAGCATAACGAGCTCGGCGATATTTTTCACGTGAACTGGTCGGAAGCGTGGCCCCTCTGGCCCAAAATAAAAGAGGATGACAACGGCTGGCAATGGCGGGCGGAAAATGGCGGCGGCATGCTCGGAGCCGTCGGCTCGCATATGATCGATGCCCTGCAGTTCTGGTTCGGCCCGTTTCTGACGGTACAGGGGTTTACTTCCCGGCATGTTCATGAAAGACGCGGCCGAAACGGCATGGAGCCGAGTACGGCCGACGACTCTTTTTTCGTGCATGGCGCTTTCGAACGAGGGGGTACATACGCCCTCCAATTTATTAT carries:
- a CDS encoding Gfo/Idh/MocA family protein — translated: MAIQAGIIGTGFGAQVHAPILQQHPAYNVTAISAIRPGRAANEAANHGIPNAFNDWRRMISDLPLDLIVVASSPDFHMEMTIFALEAGCHVVCEKPPALNAAEVRAMKEIAKRHNRKVFMNFEWRYLPQRQAIKRILEHNELGDIFHVNWSEAWPLWPKIKEDDNGWQWRAENGGGMLGAVGSHMIDALQFWFGPFLTVQGFTSRHVHERRGRNGMEPSTADDSFFVHGAFERGGTYALQFIMASAGRAPRIEIFGTKGSLILEGEKLTMAGAASDQYIPVHVDQPMDASSFPAAIKGYVHAQWMFYHDLAEVVAGGFKPALATLSDAEKVQTAIDKINNDQ